A section of the Cytophagaceae bacterium genome encodes:
- a CDS encoding LytTR family transcriptional regulator: MEEFGGVYKIIADGPYCDLYFEDGTKKTESKTLKKVIELNPDLFLRLNRKIAVNIIFIKDISESKVILKNNQSFEFSRRRKPILNNNEKDISIADIISFFTKP, from the coding sequence TTGGAGGAGTTTGGAGGAGTATATAAAATAATTGCCGATGGTCCTTATTGTGATTTGTATTTTGAGGATGGCACAAAAAAAACTGAATCTAAAACTTTAAAAAAAGTTATCGAGTTAAATCCTGATTTATTTTTGAGATTAAATAGAAAAATTGCCGTAAACATTATATTCATAAAGGACATTTCAGAATCAAAAGTAATTTTAAAAAATAATCAGAGTTTTGAATTTTCACGGAGAAGAAAACCAATTTTAAATAATAATGAAAAAGATATTTCTATTGCTGATATTATCAGTTTTTTCACTAAGCCTTAA